A single Arachidicoccus sp. BS20 DNA region contains:
- a CDS encoding ABC transporter ATP-binding protein gives MEEPIVRISHLSHKYNGSNWAIRDINIEIYKTGIVGLLGSNGAGKSTTMNILCGVINQTEGKVVIGGIDMREHPEEAKKQIGFLPQNPPLYTDLTVDEYLEFAANMRDIPQSNIKSAMDEAKERCGIAHFSKRLIRNLSGGYRQRVGIAQAIIHKPKLVVLDEPTNGLDPNQIIEVRALIKEIAEERSVIFSTHILSEVQVLCKDIKMIDSGKIVFSDTMDAFNNYVTPHSMILILANPPAENAVLQIPGVTKAEFLTAQRLRIYFDGSQDVSQKIIETAVLNKWLVQEAFLEKSSLDEVFAELSGKGKNK, from the coding sequence ATGGAAGAACCAATCGTACGTATCAGTCATTTGTCCCACAAATATAATGGCAGCAATTGGGCGATACGCGACATCAATATAGAAATATATAAAACAGGAATAGTAGGTTTACTCGGCTCCAACGGAGCCGGTAAATCCACTACGATGAATATTCTGTGCGGCGTCATCAACCAGACGGAAGGTAAAGTTGTTATTGGCGGTATAGATATGCGCGAGCATCCCGAAGAGGCAAAAAAGCAAATCGGTTTCCTGCCGCAAAACCCGCCGTTATATACCGACCTTACAGTAGATGAATACCTTGAGTTTGCTGCCAATATGCGGGATATTCCCCAAAGTAATATCAAAAGCGCGATGGATGAAGCGAAAGAACGTTGCGGTATTGCACATTTCAGCAAGCGTTTGATTCGTAATCTTTCCGGCGGTTACAGGCAGCGTGTGGGCATTGCGCAGGCAATTATCCATAAACCCAAACTGGTTGTTCTGGACGAACCGACCAATGGTCTTGACCCTAACCAGATTATCGAAGTAAGGGCTTTGATTAAAGAAATAGCAGAAGAAAGGTCGGTCATTTTTTCTACACACATCCTGTCGGAAGTGCAGGTATTATGTAAGGATATTAAGATGATTGACTCAGGAAAGATTGTTTTTTCCGACACAATGGATGCTTTCAACAATTACGTTACACCGCACAGTATGATACTTATTCTTGCTAATCCGCCGGCAGAGAATGCTGTTTTGCAAATACCGGGAGTAACCAAAGCGGAATTTCTGACAGCGCAAAGGCTTCGTATTTATTTTGATGGTTCGCAAGACGTGTCGCAGAAGATTATCGAAACGGCGGTTTTAAACAAATGGCTTGTACAGGAAGCTTTTCTCGAAAAAAGTTCCTTGGATGAAGTGTTTGCAGAACTATCCGGAAAAGGAAAAAATAAATAA
- a CDS encoding RagB/SusD family nutrient uptake outer membrane protein has translation MKLYHRIINKLSVALMVMSVAGITSCKKLIEIPGNPPTEVQQEMVFNDSSDIMSAMAGVYLNFKIAGGGQNIFSGMITEYIGCASDELAYSYGNSFLTNTYVATDGTAGNFWSSAYQNIYYINACLQGITSTGAISDSLKESLLGELKMVRAMNYFYLVNLYGGVPIVTSIDYKANAILPRSSVDSVYDFILSDLMDARKVLKPSYPSEGRARPNLYTADALLARVYLYRGQYAQADALASDVINSGLYSLVAPGSVFLQGSNEAIWQVPAIGTSQQTAEAYALLPFSIYSAPNWQATNYLLDSFETNDLRKTSWIGVSTINGTSYNYINKYKQRSKDSLPAEGYVMFRLAEQYLIRAEALAQQNKLDSASADLNKIRTRAGLPNSTASTKEEIINAVMHEREIEFFCEWGHRWFDLKRTGRIDAVLSKIKSGWVPEAALLPVPYNELQNDPYLTQNPGY, from the coding sequence ATGAAACTATATCATCGTATCATCAATAAATTATCTGTCGCACTTATGGTTATGTCTGTGGCAGGAATTACTTCTTGCAAAAAGCTGATAGAAATTCCTGGCAATCCGCCTACGGAGGTGCAGCAAGAAATGGTGTTTAACGACAGCTCGGATATTATGAGCGCTATGGCAGGCGTTTACCTGAATTTCAAAATAGCCGGCGGCGGACAGAATATATTCAGCGGTATGATTACAGAATATATTGGATGTGCTTCTGATGAGCTGGCTTATTCCTATGGCAATTCATTTTTGACGAATACTTATGTGGCTACCGATGGAACAGCCGGCAATTTCTGGTCATCGGCATATCAGAATATTTATTACATAAATGCTTGTTTGCAAGGTATTACTTCTACCGGTGCTATCAGTGATTCTTTAAAGGAATCGTTGCTCGGAGAGTTGAAGATGGTAAGAGCTATGAACTATTTTTATCTTGTCAATTTGTATGGTGGAGTTCCCATTGTTACGAGCATAGATTATAAAGCAAATGCTATTTTACCGCGCTCATCGGTAGATTCGGTATATGATTTTATTCTTTCTGATCTCATGGATGCCCGCAAAGTACTGAAACCTTCTTATCCCTCTGAGGGAAGGGCACGCCCCAATTTGTACACAGCTGATGCGTTGCTCGCCCGTGTTTATTTGTACAGAGGGCAATATGCACAAGCCGATGCATTGGCAAGTGACGTAATCAATTCCGGTTTATATAGTTTGGTGGCGCCCGGCAGCGTTTTCCTGCAAGGCAGTAATGAAGCAATATGGCAAGTACCGGCAATAGGTACAAGTCAGCAAACAGCAGAAGCTTATGCTTTATTACCTTTTAGCATCTATTCCGCTCCAAACTGGCAGGCTACAAATTATCTTTTGGATAGCTTTGAAACAAATGACCTGCGGAAAACCTCGTGGATTGGTGTAAGTACAATTAACGGAACGAGCTATAATTATATAAACAAATACAAACAACGTTCTAAAGATTCACTTCCGGCTGAAGGCTATGTAATGTTTCGCCTGGCAGAGCAATATCTGATACGCGCAGAGGCATTGGCACAGCAGAATAAATTAGATAGTGCATCCGCTGATTTGAATAAGATTCGAACCAGAGCAGGATTGCCAAATAGTACGGCATCTACCAAAGAAGAAATCATCAATGCCGTGATGCACGAAAGAGAAATAGAGTTTTTCTGCGAATGGGGACACCGTTGGTTTGACCTGAAACGCACAGGAAGAATTGATGCGGTATTGAGCAAAATCAAATCGGGCTGGGTGCCGGAAGCGGCGCTTTTACCTGTGCCTTATAACGAATTGCAGAATGACCCATACTTAACGCAAAACCCCGGCTATTAA
- a CDS encoding SusC/RagA family TonB-linked outer membrane protein, protein MKLTAIFLLAACMTVSAKVKSQTVTLDVKNAPVQSVFREIIRQTGASIIYNESLFSKEAPVTIKITDASIKEALTECLKSSSLTFDIENNTIIIKRKRDTPSPSAPAAFYNGPLPVEIVHGRVADTTGNPLDGASVEVHGSMTGRFVTNANGEFEISGLQQGDTLIASYIGYIDKTVIYRGNNYIYIPLRISQNVLDEAVVQAYGTTSRRYSVGSISTISAEDIEKQPVTNVALALQGRVPGLYVTPRGGGIPGAIVGLQVRGQNTLISNPSDNSTSTNLLRHEDQPLIIVDGIPTASQNVNPTQFLNSFIAGSGGLSPINGLNPADVESISVLKDADATSIYGSQGANGVIVITTKRGKAGKTQLNLNVNTGPNSPTENMKMLNTQQYLQLRHDAINLDDLDLTTIPSYQAASFADILNFDTTKYTDWVKKFFNKTPLNTDVHASVSGGTNNDTYILSGGYTRAGYNLPGDFADNRFTFHSGAHHTSLNHKFTLDFGTDLSYDKNNSSVPASAGQAMTLVPDYPDFFTPSGDLVWNYNGIGLNQIFAGLKEPYNIQQFQLSANLKADYEIISGLRVGVLAGYSRSDNKEYSASPISAQDPSNQYAISSASFGQSVSQTIDIEPQLNFRRYIGKGILTVLAGGTWKKAFGYSNTQYGTDYPDDALLNSIQGAKTVTYSDNSTIYKYTGAFARLNYVYANKYIINLTGRRDGSSNFGPSHQFGNFGSAGMAWIFSEEGWFKRALPFISFGKLSGDYGTNGTDGVQSYMYQAYYKIYNSSPSQFQNTVPLIPNNLYNPDYTWASKHALNLHIDLGLFKDRVLLGGSWYQNRTGNQLTSYPLPAITGFNSVVENMKANVQDRGVEFTLSTKNIQHKNFSWNTTFNISTNRNKLLSFPGLANSSYSGTYEIGKSVTLLRGFKYAGINDTTGVFQFYKGDGKTITAPTGLIYTSVSKGGDQVIIGNSEPKFYGGFGNDFTYKGISLSIFFQFSKSYARNYLTAIYNGGGGPGYMANYPDFVLGKVWLNPGDAAKGAIFQRPTTGASYTTLASQAQSGAYYFASSSGAYSDDTYMRLKTLSISYTLPPKWVKAMHMTNFSIYVNAQNVLTFTDYKVGDPELPGQLYGIPTQRTFQGGLSMSF, encoded by the coding sequence ATGAAACTGACAGCCATATTTCTCTTGGCAGCGTGTATGACGGTGTCGGCGAAAGTAAAATCTCAAACGGTTACACTTGACGTAAAGAATGCGCCTGTTCAAAGCGTATTCAGAGAAATCATTCGCCAGACCGGCGCTTCAATTATTTATAACGAATCGCTCTTTAGTAAAGAAGCTCCGGTTACGATTAAGATAACCGATGCGTCGATTAAAGAAGCATTAACGGAGTGCCTTAAAAGCTCGTCGCTGACTTTTGATATTGAAAACAATACAATCATCATTAAGCGGAAACGTGATACTCCGTCGCCTTCCGCTCCCGCGGCATTTTACAATGGTCCGCTGCCTGTGGAAATAGTGCATGGGCGTGTTGCCGATACGACCGGAAATCCTTTGGATGGTGCTTCTGTTGAGGTGCATGGTTCTATGACCGGAAGGTTTGTTACAAATGCCAATGGAGAATTTGAAATCAGCGGGTTACAACAAGGCGATACATTGATTGCTTCCTATATAGGTTATATTGACAAAACGGTTATTTACAGAGGCAACAATTACATTTACATTCCGTTGCGGATAAGTCAGAATGTGTTGGATGAGGCAGTTGTACAGGCTTATGGCACCACATCAAGGCGTTACAGCGTAGGCTCAATTTCCACAATTAGCGCTGAGGATATTGAAAAACAACCGGTAACAAATGTTGCACTTGCTTTGCAAGGGCGCGTTCCGGGATTGTATGTAACTCCAAGAGGCGGAGGTATTCCGGGAGCGATTGTTGGCTTGCAGGTACGTGGTCAAAACACGCTAATCTCCAACCCAAGCGATAACTCCACTTCTACTAATTTGTTGAGGCACGAAGACCAGCCATTGATTATTGTGGATGGTATTCCTACTGCATCACAAAACGTAAATCCTACGCAATTTCTTAACAGCTTTATCGCCGGTAGCGGAGGTCTGAGCCCTATTAACGGATTAAATCCTGCAGATGTTGAAAGTATCAGTGTTTTAAAAGATGCAGATGCGACTTCTATTTACGGTTCGCAGGGAGCCAATGGTGTTATCGTAATTACGACCAAAAGAGGAAAAGCTGGGAAGACTCAGCTCAATCTCAATGTAAATACGGGTCCTAATTCTCCTACGGAAAATATGAAGATGTTGAATACACAACAATATTTGCAATTGCGGCACGATGCTATTAATTTGGACGACCTTGACCTTACAACTATTCCGAGCTACCAGGCGGCTTCTTTCGCTGATATTCTAAATTTTGATACAACGAAATATACTGATTGGGTAAAGAAGTTTTTTAATAAAACACCTTTAAATACAGATGTTCACGCAAGTGTTTCCGGCGGCACGAACAATGATACTTATATTCTTTCAGGTGGATATACAAGGGCCGGTTATAACTTACCCGGCGACTTTGCCGACAATAGGTTTACTTTCCATAGCGGAGCACATCACACCTCGCTCAATCATAAATTTACATTGGACTTTGGTACGGATTTGTCTTATGACAAAAATAATTCTTCTGTACCGGCATCAGCGGGACAGGCAATGACGCTCGTTCCTGATTATCCTGATTTTTTCACACCATCCGGGGACTTGGTGTGGAACTACAATGGTATTGGTCTGAATCAAATATTTGCAGGTTTGAAAGAGCCGTACAATATTCAGCAATTTCAGTTAAGTGCTAATCTGAAAGCCGATTATGAAATTATTTCCGGATTGAGAGTTGGCGTGCTTGCAGGTTATAGCCGTTCTGATAATAAAGAATATAGTGCCTCTCCTATATCGGCGCAAGACCCAAGTAACCAATATGCAATATCATCTGCAAGTTTTGGACAGAGTGTCAGTCAAACAATTGATATAGAACCGCAACTGAATTTCAGAAGATATATTGGCAAAGGTATTTTAACGGTGCTTGCAGGAGGTACGTGGAAAAAAGCATTTGGATATAGTAACACCCAATACGGAACCGATTATCCGGACGATGCCTTGCTGAACTCTATTCAAGGTGCAAAAACAGTTACTTATTCCGATAATAGTACGATATACAAATATACGGGCGCATTTGCTCGCTTAAATTACGTATATGCAAATAAATATATCATAAACCTTACAGGCAGGCGCGATGGGTCCAGCAATTTTGGACCAAGTCATCAGTTTGGTAATTTTGGTTCTGCGGGTATGGCATGGATATTTTCGGAAGAAGGTTGGTTTAAAAGAGCGTTGCCGTTTATTAGTTTTGGTAAATTATCCGGCGACTATGGTACAAACGGAACAGATGGTGTACAGTCTTATATGTATCAGGCGTATTACAAAATATACAATTCCAGCCCATCACAATTCCAAAATACAGTTCCTCTGATTCCCAATAACCTGTACAATCCTGATTACACATGGGCATCTAAACACGCCTTGAATCTACATATAGACTTGGGCTTGTTTAAAGACAGGGTTTTGCTTGGCGGTTCGTGGTATCAAAACAGGACGGGTAACCAGCTTACCAGCTATCCGCTTCCTGCCATCACGGGCTTCAATTCCGTTGTGGAAAACATGAAAGCAAATGTACAGGACAGAGGTGTTGAATTTACCCTGAGTACTAAGAATATTCAACATAAAAATTTCAGTTGGAATACAACATTCAATATTTCTACCAACAGAAACAAATTGTTGTCATTTCCCGGATTGGCAAATTCCTCTTACTCGGGAACTTATGAAATTGGTAAATCCGTGACACTTTTACGCGGTTTCAAATATGCAGGTATCAATGATACAACGGGCGTATTCCAGTTTTATAAAGGCGATGGTAAAACCATAACGGCACCAACCGGTTTGATTTATACATCTGTATCTAAAGGTGGCGACCAGGTAATAATTGGAAATTCCGAACCTAAGTTTTATGGTGGCTTCGGCAATGATTTTACCTATAAAGGAATTTCATTAAGCATATTCTTCCAATTCAGCAAGTCGTATGCAAGAAACTATTTGACAGCTATTTATAATGGTGGAGGTGGTCCGGGATATATGGCTAACTATCCGGATTTTGTTTTAGGCAAAGTATGGCTGAATCCCGGCGATGCTGCTAAAGGTGCGATATTCCAGAGACCAACAACAGGAGCCAGCTATACGACTTTGGCATCGCAGGCACAGAGCGGGGCATATTATTTTGCGTCTTCTTCAGGAGCGTATAGCGACGATACTTATATGCGGTTAAAAACTTTGTCAATCTCTTACACATTGCCGCCCAAATGGGTAAAGGCGATGCACATGACCAATTTTAGCATATATGTAAATGCGCAAAACGTATTGACATTTACCGATTACAAAGTTGGCGACCCTGAACTTCCGGGACAACTATACGGTATTCCCACACAAAGGACTTTTCAAGGTGGACTAAGCATGAGTTTTTAA
- a CDS encoding FecR family protein, whose product MDERQLLYLLDKFYLGTCTEEEEALLNEWFRQNEPEEQKWLLSESGEDGVANEMYSVFLRGLKNNKSNTLFKRKRLYIISSVAAAVLLFLCAGLYVYLHRTSNVQVAQTNIVHDVQPGRDGAILTLANGRQIVLDSAGNSSTVMSLGNADIVNRNGEISYYNKKEVATKQITYNTLSTPKARQYKIVLPDGTKVWLNAASELRYPTAFTGAERVVELTGEAYFNVVHNAEQPFKVKAGNKVIEDIGTVFDINSYEDEPEVKTTLLEGAVKVDGVLLHPGEQALADDKGEVRIEKHIDIRQVTAWQKGMFEFDNTGLEAIMRQISRWYDVDIVYQKPPGSDAFGGGINKNQPLSNVLKLLEANGVHFKLEGKTLIVNPSKN is encoded by the coding sequence ATGGACGAAAGGCAGTTATTGTATTTATTGGATAAATTTTATCTCGGTACTTGTACCGAGGAGGAAGAGGCGTTGTTGAACGAGTGGTTTCGGCAGAATGAGCCGGAAGAGCAAAAATGGCTTTTGTCTGAATCGGGAGAAGATGGTGTTGCAAACGAAATGTATTCGGTATTCCTGCGAGGGCTTAAGAATAATAAATCCAATACTCTTTTTAAAAGAAAAAGGTTGTACATTATTTCTTCCGTTGCGGCGGCAGTGCTATTGTTTTTATGCGCCGGATTGTACGTGTATCTGCATCGCACCTCGAATGTGCAAGTGGCTCAAACAAATATCGTACACGACGTGCAGCCGGGGCGGGATGGTGCTATACTCACTTTGGCAAACGGCAGGCAAATAGTATTGGACAGCGCCGGAAATAGCAGTACAGTCATGTCTTTAGGAAATGCAGATATAGTAAACCGGAACGGAGAAATTTCTTATTACAACAAAAAAGAAGTTGCAACCAAACAGATTACATATAACACGCTGAGCACACCCAAAGCAAGGCAGTATAAAATTGTATTGCCGGACGGTACAAAAGTATGGTTGAATGCAGCAAGCGAATTGCGTTATCCTACTGCATTTACCGGAGCGGAGCGTGTAGTTGAGCTAACGGGAGAAGCTTATTTTAATGTAGTGCACAATGCGGAGCAGCCGTTTAAAGTAAAAGCCGGCAATAAGGTAATAGAGGACATCGGCACTGTGTTCGACATTAATTCTTATGAAGACGAGCCGGAAGTAAAAACTACTTTGTTGGAAGGAGCAGTAAAAGTGGATGGAGTGCTGCTGCATCCGGGTGAGCAGGCGTTGGCTGACGATAAAGGCGAGGTGCGCATAGAAAAACATATAGATATTCGACAGGTAACTGCCTGGCAGAAAGGAATGTTTGAGTTTGACAACACCGGGTTGGAAGCAATTATGCGCCAAATCAGTCGGTGGTACGACGTGGATATTGTTTATCAAAAACCGCCTGGTAGCGATGCTTTTGGCGGCGGCATCAATAAAAATCAGCCTTTGTCAAATGTCCTGAAACTACTGGAAGCAAATGGCGTGCATTTTAAGTTAGAGGGGAAAACATTAATCGTAAATCCATCTAAAAACTGA
- a CDS encoding RNA polymerase sigma-70 factor, whose amino-acid sequence MWQNGDERAFEALYKRYVVYLVNRVIAKVKDKEIAKDLVQDVMMQLYLRRDQLHIHTTLKGYLLTALRNRFFNYKREMLKMQLQSIEEIAIPEIPGNNVSDYLNHKEVEEKLQTAIAGLPEQCRKVFVLSREHSFSNREIANELGISMKTVEQHITKALRTLRNHKDFQALCVLVFCYITKSSILP is encoded by the coding sequence TTGTGGCAAAACGGAGATGAGCGCGCTTTTGAAGCGCTGTATAAACGCTATGTTGTTTATTTGGTAAATCGTGTTATAGCCAAAGTAAAGGACAAAGAAATCGCAAAAGACCTGGTACAGGATGTAATGATGCAGCTATATCTCCGCCGGGACCAACTTCATATTCATACTACTTTGAAGGGTTACTTATTGACCGCACTGCGCAACAGATTCTTCAACTATAAAAGAGAGATGTTGAAAATGCAGCTCCAGTCCATAGAGGAGATTGCGATACCCGAAATTCCGGGAAATAATGTAAGCGACTATCTGAACCACAAAGAAGTTGAAGAAAAGTTGCAAACAGCTATTGCCGGCTTACCGGAACAATGCAGAAAAGTATTTGTACTCAGCCGGGAACATTCGTTCAGCAATCGTGAAATAGCAAACGAATTAGGCATATCCATGAAAACGGTAGAGCAGCATATTACAAAAGCATTACGCACCTTGAGAAACCATAAAGACTTTCAGGCGCTTTGCGTTCTGGTATTTTGTTATATAACAAAGAGTTCTATACTTCCATAG
- a CDS encoding RNA polymerase sigma factor codes for MDEHYVENNRLLALISNSDESAFEKLFFMYKNLVYSIALAYTESQADAEEIVQDVFSRIWNYRHNLGAIKNFSAWINTVTRNRSLTILKKRAIEYQRKEDYLSSYFHKETNSTEQYIEDKELQILFEDMLNRLSPQQRKIFELSRIQGQDRKTIAKNLGLSQATVSAHLTIALRTVRTFLYNSSNKIVTCLFALFLFAGKYFF; via the coding sequence ATGGATGAGCATTATGTAGAAAACAATCGTTTGTTGGCATTAATATCGAACAGTGATGAATCAGCTTTCGAAAAATTGTTTTTTATGTATAAAAACCTGGTGTACTCCATTGCATTGGCTTATACCGAAAGCCAAGCCGATGCTGAAGAAATTGTACAGGATGTTTTTTCCCGTATATGGAATTACCGCCACAATCTGGGAGCAATTAAAAATTTTTCAGCATGGATTAATACCGTTACCCGTAACCGTTCTTTAACCATCTTGAAAAAAAGAGCAATTGAATACCAAAGAAAGGAAGATTATTTATCAAGCTATTTTCATAAAGAGACTAACAGCACAGAACAATATATAGAAGATAAGGAATTACAAATTTTGTTTGAAGATATGCTTAATCGCCTTAGTCCTCAACAAAGAAAAATATTTGAATTATCGAGAATCCAGGGACAAGACAGAAAAACGATTGCCAAAAATCTTGGATTGTCCCAGGCTACAGTAAGTGCTCATCTTACAATTGCCTTACGTACCGTCCGCACGTTTTTATATAACAGCAGCAACAAGATTGTTACTTGCCTGTTTGCACTTTTTCTATTTGCCGGAAAATATTTTTTTTAA
- a CDS encoding FecR family protein: MYEQSLESLFQKYIDKSISPSEKQEFFRLLNQPGSMKLLRDYGEKYNIPDRLFTELPDDKAKEILKAILQGSDENATIDNHTRHVSWVRLAAAAVFVLAFISGFYYLSSRKVNPDAEKTVSNVRPKTKIQPGHQGLVLTLNDGKKIILDTVKDGIVATQNHVKIIKKNGIISYVGAGMQTAYNTASTDKGRRYRVLLPDGTQVWLDAASSIRYPLAFNEKQRVVNITGQAYFEVAKNPEQPFIVKINDGATQVEVLGTHFNINAYPDEDQITTTLLEGKVKISNQSGSKLLQPGQQAQLVNKGQIKIVENVNLNEVTAWKDNQFYFVSTDIKTIMRQASRWYDADVEYRANINDRFNAEIPASINISDFLKTLELTGKVKFTIENKKIIVTQ; encoded by the coding sequence ATGTACGAACAGAGCTTAGAATCGTTATTTCAAAAATATATTGACAAATCAATATCCCCTTCTGAAAAGCAGGAGTTCTTCCGCTTACTTAATCAACCCGGTTCTATGAAGCTGCTTCGCGACTATGGCGAAAAATACAATATACCCGACCGATTATTTACCGAATTGCCCGATGATAAAGCAAAAGAAATATTAAAAGCAATTTTACAGGGAAGCGATGAGAATGCAACTATCGACAATCACACGCGGCATGTATCTTGGGTGCGGTTAGCAGCGGCAGCTGTCTTTGTGCTGGCATTTATCAGCGGATTTTATTATTTATCCTCTCGCAAGGTTAACCCGGATGCAGAGAAAACAGTGTCCAATGTAAGACCCAAAACAAAAATTCAGCCGGGGCATCAGGGATTAGTATTAACGCTTAATGACGGTAAAAAAATTATTCTGGACACAGTTAAGGACGGTATAGTAGCTACGCAAAACCATGTGAAAATAATAAAAAAGAACGGCATTATCAGTTATGTGGGCGCAGGGATGCAAACCGCTTATAATACTGCTTCAACCGATAAAGGAAGACGCTACCGCGTCTTACTTCCCGATGGAACTCAGGTATGGTTAGATGCAGCATCCTCCATTCGATATCCGCTAGCCTTTAATGAAAAGCAGCGTGTAGTAAATATTACCGGACAGGCTTATTTTGAGGTTGCTAAAAATCCGGAACAGCCCTTTATTGTAAAAATCAATGACGGCGCTACACAGGTAGAAGTATTAGGCACACATTTCAATATCAATGCTTACCCGGATGAAGACCAAATAACAACCACATTGCTGGAAGGCAAAGTAAAAATAAGCAACCAATCGGGCAGTAAGCTATTACAACCAGGTCAGCAGGCACAGTTGGTCAACAAAGGACAAATAAAAATTGTCGAAAATGTGAATTTGAATGAAGTAACTGCCTGGAAAGACAACCAGTTTTACTTTGTAAGTACCGACATAAAAACCATTATGCGGCAGGCGTCGAGGTGGTACGATGCAGATGTAGAATACCGCGCAAATATAAATGACCGTTTTAATGCCGAAATACCGGCATCTATCAATATTTCAGATTTTTTGAAAACGCTGGAACTGACCGGTAAGGTAAAATTTACTATTGAGAACAAGAAAATAATCGTAACGCAATAA